A single region of the Pectinophora gossypiella chromosome 2, ilPecGoss1.1, whole genome shotgun sequence genome encodes:
- the LOC126372585 gene encoding uncharacterized protein LOC126372585: protein MNMSCVRLFFFLNFYFFVEAIPVVLRGSSNNGDAVIAIASSDPEVEKYFAAKYPSDSNEDSRVIKNIPEDIFQRSFSFSSPGEAAAGTGRSFVSTSNLNPFSFPLFFMPLNLEEFGLNNPDVNWARNFEDLYNPGLLGEGVKSVTATAVSNNGHVYGKVKTVTVDDKGKSQSKTVNISN, encoded by the exons ATGAATATGAGTTGCGTGAGActattcttctttttaaatttttacttcTTTGTTGAAGCTATTCCGGTTGTTTTACGAG GTTCCTCAAATAACGGAGACGCAGTCATAGCGATAGCATCATCCGACCCAGAAGTCGAGAAATACTTTGCTGCTAAATACCCCTCAGATTCCAATGAAGACTCCCGTGTTATTAAGAACATTCCAGAAGACATATTCCAGAGAAGCTTTAGTTTTTCATCCCCTGGTGAGGCAGCCGCTGGCACTGGAAGGAGTTTCGTTTCCACATCAAACTTAAATCCATTCTCATTTCCTTTATTCTTCATGCCTCTTAATTTAGAAGAATTCGGTTTGAATAACCCCGATGTGAACTGGGCGAGAAATTTTGAAGACTTATACAATCCTGGTCTATTGGGTGAAGGAGTGAAGTCTGTGACAGCTACTGCAGTTAGTAATAATGGTCACGTGTATGGTAAAGTGAAGACTGTTACTGTTGACGATAAAGGCAAAAGCCAATCTAAAACTGTGAATATAAGCAACTAA